In one Andrena cerasifolii isolate SP2316 chromosome 2, iyAndCera1_principal, whole genome shotgun sequence genomic region, the following are encoded:
- the LOC143378921 gene encoding putative fatty acyl-CoA reductase CG5065 — MGTTNAQTNSKHGNDDAYINGSSIEAFFAESVILLTGATGFLGKALLEKLLRSCPRLATIFILIRPKQGQTVEQRYKKLLENPVFGRIRTEFPDAFNKIYPVKGDVSLPNLGLSPEDRNTLIQRVNIVFHSAATVRFDEPLKVAVNLNTKGTDLVIELCRNMKNLVSIIHVSTAYSNANRQEIKESIYTTKVKPSTVIDMCESLDDETLKVLEKKILENHPNTYTFTKNLAEQLILTKAKDLPIAIVRPSIVCAAHEEPFPGWVDNLCGITGVMLEIGRGTARSVMCDANMNLNIVPIDFVVDTLICASWHSTMQHNNTIKVYNCTTSGEAIRWGPFKDLINKYAIEWPSKHVMWYPGVTFRTNKFMHNVMSSILHILPAFVVDFFLRLLGSKPIMMKIVKRFERAVHTGSFFSTHEWKFDRGNMDDLSKKVKGLNDSSRFNIDMHGFDWDTYVRSYTLGIRKYILKETTETISKARNRLLILYWVHRLMQVSSIIILLAMIKRVGH; from the exons ATGGGTACGACCAATGCACAAACGAACTCGAAGCATGGGAACGACGACGCGTACATTAACGGAAGTTCCATCGAGGCGTTCTTCGCCGAGTCGGTGATCCTGCTGACCGGGGCGACCGGTTTCCTGGGGAAAGCTCTACTGGAAAAGCTGCTGCGCTCGTGTCCACGCCTGGCAACGATCTTTATCCTGATCCGTCCGAAACAAGGCCAAACAGTCGAGCAACGATACAAAAAGCTCCTAGAAAATCCC GTTTTCGGCCGAATCCGAACGGAGTTCCCTGATGCGTTCAATAAAATCTACCCGGTGAAGGGTGATGTAAGTTTACCGAACCTGGGTCTCTCGCCAGAGGACAGGAACACGTTGATACAGAGGGTTAACATAGTCTTTCACAGTGCAGCCACTGTGAGATTCGACGAACCGTTGAAAGTGGCCGTTAATTTGAATACAAAGGGCACGGACCTTGTCATAGAGCTGTGCAGGAATATGAAAAATCTAGTTAGCATTATCCACGTTAGCACAGCTTACAGTAACGCGAATCGACAGGAGATTAAGGAATCGATTTACAC CACAAAGGTGAAACCATCCACGGTGATCGATATGTGCGAGAGCCTGGACGACGAGACGCTGAAGGTGCTCGAGAAGAAGATTCTGGAGAATCATCCCAACACGTACACGTTCACAAAGAATTTAGCCGAGCAACTAATCCTGACGAAGGCGAAAGACTTGCCAATAGCGATAGTGCGGCCGAGCATCGTCTGCGCCGCCCACGAAGAACCGTTTCCTGGATGGGTGGACAATCTCTGCGGAATCACAG GTGTCATGCTGGAGATTGGCAGAGGCACTGCCAGGAGCGTCATGTGCGATGCGAATATGAATCTGAACATAGTGCCTATTGATTTCGTCGTCGACACGTTGATATGCGCCTCGTGGCACAGTACGATGCAGCATAATAACACTATCAAAGTATATAATTGTACTACCAGCGGGGAGGCGATCAG ATGGGGACCGTTCAAGGATCTTATCAACAAATACGCCATAGAGTGGCCGTCGAAGCACGTGATGTGGTACCCAGGTGTCACGTTTAGAACCAACAAATTTATGCACAATGTTATGTCGTCCATCCTACACATTCTCCCGGCGTTTGTCGTGGACTTTTTCTTAAGGCTTCTAGGCAGCAAACCCAT AATGATGAAGATCGTGAAACGGTTCGAGCGGGCGGTGCACACCGGCTCCTTCTTCTCCACCCACGAGTGGAAGTTCGATAGGGGAAATATGGACGATCTGTCGAAGAAAGTGAAAGGGCTGAACGACTCCAGCCGATTCAACATCGACATGCACGGCTTCGACTGGGACACGTACGTTCGCAGCTACACGTTAGGGATCAGGAAGTATATTCTGAAGGAAACAACGGAGACCATAAGCAAAGCTCGCAACCGATTGTTGAT ACTCTACTGGGTGCATCGACTCATGCAGGTGTCGAGTATAATCATCTTATTGGCGATGATAAAGCGCGTCGGTCACTGA
- the Gnptab gene encoding N-acetylglucosamine-1-phosphate transferase subunits alpha and beta has translation MPIACRIVINIMSTWKLLQRRCYDLLSYKYSLLVILMAFTCIFIGIIHFGEIWVAWSKEKYEAVFHSFNDNILGVSFQKKLCQHVPIDVVYTWVNGSDPMFLTSLKEHVPITDVNTAASRFSDKDELRYSLRSLEMYAPWVRHVYIVTNGQIPSWLDMDNPRVTLVTHEDIFLNKSDLPTFSSPAIESHIHRIPGISDKFLYFNDDVMLGAEVWPEDFITQAGGQKVYLAWWVPDCSDVCPWAWVGDGSCDPACNTTLCEFDGGDCDSTPVPTDSEALEEEVDYPHKFLQDTQDNNNYGLRFLDILRSRNVSTWKNTEAFTPQSLPNESMRAKLDVNKAYNFKDDKHASGIENYFDKHGNEQIISTQRSMLSKMMSKMASQNSNFNERRLQLKRYLNDENVILPRANSTVKTNVKHHYSDQWKLRTRQLDTYAESLLYVNRIYNVAYGFERRRVPAHMPHLIDKWIVDDMQRKFGHEFKKTSSHKVRNSEDMQFAFSYFYFLASEKQGVPIEEIFDRFDTDRSGTWSDREIRTLLSRLYPLPLDYSLVVEFENAITNCSNFMKISKISHPPVGERYLDSSLPIVSKELIANCESVSKTTETKFGERKLYPHEIIKAGKHEIFEMLTSNVSLTVQLLDEIRRDPKKFICLNDDMDPIRHSENEIVRALLNDFYRSLYPLRSTFELPLQYRNLFTHRHELFEWRANRAKARNLLLCLIVLLLVTTLYHLFYHQMRRLFRIRALPTLLV, from the exons ATGCCAATCGCTTGTAGAATCGTCATCAATATAATGAGCACATGGAAATTGTTACAGCGCCGATGTTACGACTTACTCTCGTACAAATATTCGCTGCTGGTGATATTAATGGCGTTCACCTGCATATTTATCGGTATCATTCATTTCGGAGAG ATATGGGTAGCTTGGAGTAAAGAGAAATACGAGGCGGTATTTCATTCTTTTAACGACAACATACTGGGTGTCTCCTTTCAAAAGAAACTATGCCAACATGTCCCCATAGATGTTGTGTATACGTGGGTCAATGGCTCGGACCCGATGTTCCTGACGAGCCTCAAGGAACACGTCCCTATCACGGACGTCAACACGGCAGCCTCCAGATTTAGCGATAAGGATGAATTAAGATACTCGCTACGTTCCTTGGAGATGTACGCGCCTTGGGTTAGGCACGTGTACATCGTCACCAATGGCCAGATACCTAGTTGGTTGGATATGGATAATCCTAGAGTCACTCTCGTCACTCACgaagacatttttttaaataagagcGATTTACCCACGTTTTCTAGTCCTGCCATCGAAAGTCATATTCACAG AATTCCTGGAATTTCAGAtaaattcttatattttaaCGACGACGTAATGCTAGGAGCCGAAGTGTGGCCGGAAGATTTCATTACACAAGCGGGCGGCCAAAAAGTATATCTAGCATGGTGGGTTCCAGATTGCTCCGACGTATGCCCTTGGGCCTGGGTGGGCGACGGTTCGTGCGATCCTGCTTGTAACACAACGTTATGCGAATTCGATG GTGGAGATTGCGATAGCACACCAGTTCCTACCGATAGCGAAGCACTCGAGGAAGAGGTAGACTATCCGCACAAGTTTCTACAAGATACCCAGGACAATAATAACTATGGGTTAAGATTCTTAGATATATTGAGAAGCAGAAATGTTTCCACGTGGAAGAATACGGAAGCGTTTACCCCGCAATCGTTGCCAAATGAGTCTATGCGCGCGAAGCTCGATGTAAATAAAGCTTACAATTTTAAAGACGATAAGCACGCAAGTGGCATTGAAAACTATTTCGACAAGCACGGAAACGAGCAGATTATATCCACTCAGAGATCGATGCTATCGAAGATGATGAGTAAGATGGCATctcagaattcgaatttcaacgAAAGGCGACTTCAATTGAAGCGTTACTTAAACGACGAGAATGTGATCCTGCCGCGTGCTAACAGTACTGTCAAAACTAATGTTAAACACCATTATTCTGACCAATGGAAACTTAGAACCAGGCAACTTGATACGTACGCGGAGTCGTTGTTGTACGTGAACAGAATATATAACGTGGCATATGGATTCGAGCGCAGGAGAGTGCCTGCTCACATGCCCCATTTAATAGATAAATGGATCGTTGATGATATGCAGAGAAAGTTCGGTCACGAGTTCAAAAAAACGTCTAGTCACAAAGTTAGAAACTCGGAAGACATGCAGTTCGCGTTTTCttacttttactttttagcgaGCGAGAAACAGGGAGTGCCAATTGAGGAAATATTCGATAGGTTCGATACGGACAGATCAGG AACTTGGTCGGACAGAGAAATTCGGACACTGCTGTCCCGATTGTATCCACTACCCCTCGATTACAGTCTGGTTGTAGAATTCGAGAATGCAATAACTAATTGCtcgaatttcatgaaaatctcgaaaataTCCCATCCGCCAGTGGGGGAACGATATTTAGATTCGTCTCTT CCGATTGTCTCCAAAGAATTGATAGCGAACTGTGAATCGGTTTCAAAAACCACGGAAACCAAGTTCGGCGAGAGAAAGCTCTATCCGCATGAGATAATTAAAGCCGGGAAACATGAAATATTCGAAATGTTGACGAGCAACGTATCTCTGACGGTGCAGCTGTTGGACGAGATACGCAGAGATCCGAA aaagtTCATATGCCTAAATGACGACATGGATCCTATTCGACATTCCGAAAACGAAATCGTTCGGGCATTATTGAACGACTTCTATCGCTCGCTGTACCCATTGCGGAGTACGTTCGAATTACCTTTGCAATATCGGAACCTCTTCACTCATCGCCACGAGCTTTTCGAGTGGAGGGCTAACCGCGCAAAGGCGAGAAATTTACTGTTATGTCTTATCGTTTTACTCCTCGTCACGACTCTCTATCATTTATTTTACCACCAAATGCGTCGATTATTTAGAATACGAGCACTGCCCACCCTCCTCGTTTAA
- the LOC143378922 gene encoding uncharacterized protein LOC143378922 isoform X2, whose amino-acid sequence MSVIEQSVASQEIIVPPSLPIILKQFCKAAIRTQPYDLLKWSRSYFRALADGEEPPTKLRLEYPPPSTASGLTLGFLRILLRQFGDYNKSLPVETILQRWDCLCLDRRDLNLILMIGKFRRKCQVKKFLAIAVGLLGSSLFETMIMICELFTHEPEGGSAMVPVTLFMEIYGYLAGLRCDGSERDSSDEDPTEFIIRYESNDSASLVGQEVSEKFSVDRVCSVASQDTEADVNLDLELVSKGDADSSRTDTTPQLSESSNGQKKMTKDKMEESSSSEGTLKIEGNNEVSGESGRKPRSGGGKMSNRSENVSGKSSVGSSTLERDSSKEQSARSAEDKVSNERRRRKKHVDPKFLKYYPNVPGIGPRLSAEEVACVAIWMSECARVQEGMVGPRNLRHMNCPPLDRQQTL is encoded by the exons ATGTCCGTTATCGAGCAATCGGTCGCGAGCCAGGAGATCATCGTGCCGCCGAGCTTGCCGATAATCTTGAAGCAATTCTGTAAGGCGGCTATTCGCACGCAGCCGTACGATCTGCTTAAGTGGTCCAGGTCGTACTTTCGAGCCTTGGCCGACGGCGAGGAGCCGCCAACGAAACTCAGGCTCGAGTATCCGCCACCGAGCACCGCTTCCGGATTGACGCTCGGCTTCCTTCGGATCTTGCTTCGACAATTCGGGG ATTACAACAAATCGTTGCCCGTGGAAACGATTCTACAGCGATGGGACTGCCTGTGCCTGGATCGCAGAGATCTGAATCTGATCCTTATGATCGGGAAGTTTCGGCGAAAGTGCCAGGTGAAAAAGTTTCTGGCCATAGCGGTGGGCCTTCTAGGATCGAGTCTCTTCGAGACGATGATAATGATCTGCGAGCTATTCACTCACGAGCCTGAAGGCGGCTCGGCTATGGTCCCTGTTACGTTGTTCATGGAGATATACGG TTATTTGGCAGGACTTCGATGCGACGGAAGTGAAAGAGATTCCTCGGACGAAGATCCCACAGAATTTATCATACGTTACGAGTCGAACGATTCCGCGTCATTGGTGGGCCAAGAGGTCAGCGAGAAGTTCTCCGTGGATCGTGTTTGCTCCGTCGCGAGCCAAGACACCGAGGCGGACGTGAATTTGGATTTGGAGCTGGTGTCGAAGGGAGACGCCGATTCTTCCAGAA CCGATACAACGCCGCAATTAAGCGAGAGTTCTAACGGGCAGAAAAAGATGACTAAGGATAAAATGGAAGAGAGTTCGTCCAGCGAGGGGACTTTGAAGATAGAAGGTAACAATGAGGTCTCTGGCGAATCTGGGAGGAAGCCTCGGTCGGGTGGCGGGAAGATGTCGAACAGGAGCGAGAATGTATCCGGAAAGAGTTCGGTTGGCAGCAGTACTCTTGAAAGGGATTCTAGTAAAGAGCAGAGTGCTCGCAGCGCGGAGGACAAAGTTTCGAacgagagaaggaggaggaagaaacaCGTGGATCCGAAATTTCTCAAGTACTATCCAAATGTCCCTG GTATAGGCCCTCGGCTTTCGGCCGAAGAGGTGGCCTGCGTGGCGATATGGATGAGCGAGTGCGCAAGGGTGCAAGAAGGGATGGTCGGCCCGCGAAATCTACGCCATATGAATTGTCCTCCCTTAGACAGACAGCAAACATTGTGA
- the LOC143378922 gene encoding uncharacterized protein LOC143378922 isoform X1: MSVIEQSVASQEIIVPPSLPIILKQFCKAAIRTQPYDLLKWSRSYFRALADGEEPPTKLRLEYPPPSTASGLTLGFLRILLRQFGDYNKSLPVETILQRWDCLCLDRRDLNLILMIGKFRRKCQVKKFLAIAVGLLGSSLFETMIMICELFTHEPEGGSAMVPVTLFMEIYGYLAGLRCDGSERDSSDEDPTEFIIRYESNDSASLVGQEVSEKFSVDRVCSVASQDTEADVNLDLELVSKGDADSSRTDTTPQLSESSNGQKKMTKDKMEESSSSEGTLKIEGNNEVSGESGRKPRSGGGKMSNRSENVSGKSSVGSSTLERDSSKEQSARSAEDKVSNERRRRKKHVDPKFLKYYPNVPGEKSIGPRLSAEEVACVAIWMSECARVQEGMVGPRNLRHMNCPPLDRQQTL; encoded by the exons ATGTCCGTTATCGAGCAATCGGTCGCGAGCCAGGAGATCATCGTGCCGCCGAGCTTGCCGATAATCTTGAAGCAATTCTGTAAGGCGGCTATTCGCACGCAGCCGTACGATCTGCTTAAGTGGTCCAGGTCGTACTTTCGAGCCTTGGCCGACGGCGAGGAGCCGCCAACGAAACTCAGGCTCGAGTATCCGCCACCGAGCACCGCTTCCGGATTGACGCTCGGCTTCCTTCGGATCTTGCTTCGACAATTCGGGG ATTACAACAAATCGTTGCCCGTGGAAACGATTCTACAGCGATGGGACTGCCTGTGCCTGGATCGCAGAGATCTGAATCTGATCCTTATGATCGGGAAGTTTCGGCGAAAGTGCCAGGTGAAAAAGTTTCTGGCCATAGCGGTGGGCCTTCTAGGATCGAGTCTCTTCGAGACGATGATAATGATCTGCGAGCTATTCACTCACGAGCCTGAAGGCGGCTCGGCTATGGTCCCTGTTACGTTGTTCATGGAGATATACGG TTATTTGGCAGGACTTCGATGCGACGGAAGTGAAAGAGATTCCTCGGACGAAGATCCCACAGAATTTATCATACGTTACGAGTCGAACGATTCCGCGTCATTGGTGGGCCAAGAGGTCAGCGAGAAGTTCTCCGTGGATCGTGTTTGCTCCGTCGCGAGCCAAGACACCGAGGCGGACGTGAATTTGGATTTGGAGCTGGTGTCGAAGGGAGACGCCGATTCTTCCAGAA CCGATACAACGCCGCAATTAAGCGAGAGTTCTAACGGGCAGAAAAAGATGACTAAGGATAAAATGGAAGAGAGTTCGTCCAGCGAGGGGACTTTGAAGATAGAAGGTAACAATGAGGTCTCTGGCGAATCTGGGAGGAAGCCTCGGTCGGGTGGCGGGAAGATGTCGAACAGGAGCGAGAATGTATCCGGAAAGAGTTCGGTTGGCAGCAGTACTCTTGAAAGGGATTCTAGTAAAGAGCAGAGTGCTCGCAGCGCGGAGGACAAAGTTTCGAacgagagaaggaggaggaagaaacaCGTGGATCCGAAATTTCTCAAGTACTATCCAAATGTCCCTGGTGAGAAAA GTATAGGCCCTCGGCTTTCGGCCGAAGAGGTGGCCTGCGTGGCGATATGGATGAGCGAGTGCGCAAGGGTGCAAGAAGGGATGGTCGGCCCGCGAAATCTACGCCATATGAATTGTCCTCCCTTAGACAGACAGCAAACATTGTGA
- the Iswi gene encoding nucleosome-remodeling ATPase imitation SWI, with protein sequence MSKTDETADTGDTGDNSNASSAETTSSRGGDFETKLETDRSKRFDYLLKQTEIFSHFMTNNQKDKAGSPLKVKAGRPRKQQPEIPVKPDIVDHRHRKTEQEEDEELLAESNASVAPTTRFESSPHYIKSGELRDYQIRGLNWMISLYEHGINGILADEMGLGKTLQTISLLGYMKHFRSIPGPHIVIVPKSTLANWMNEFKKWCPTLRAVCLIGDAETRNTFIRDVMMPGEWDVCVTSYEMVIKEKSVFKKFNWRYMVIDEAHRIKNEKSKLSEILREFKTANRLLLTGTPLQNNLHELWSLLNFLLPDVFNSSDDFDSWFNTNSFLGDNQLVERLHAVLRPFLLRRLKAEVEKGLKPKKEIKVYIGLSKMQREWYTKVLMKDIDIVNGAGKIEKMRLQNILMQLRKCCNHPYLFDGAEPGPPYTTDEHLVYNCGKMVILDKLLPKLQQQDSRVLIFSQMTRMLDILEDYCHWRCFQYCRLDGNTAHEDRQRQINEYNAPESEKFIFMLSTRAGGLGINLATADVVIIYDSDWNPQMDLQAMDRAHRIGQQKQVRVFRFITENTVEEKIVERAEVKLRLDKLVIQQGRLVDAKQTALNKDEMLNMIRHGANEVFASKDSAITDEDIDTILQKGEAKTEEMKQKLENLGESSLRNFTVDAPTDSVYQFEGEDYREKQKILGLGNWIEPPKRERKANYAVDAYFREALRVSEPKAPKAPRPPKQPIVQDFQFFPPRLFELLDQEIYYFRQTVGYKVPKNPELGSDAARIQKEEQRKIDEAQPLSDEEVAEKEKLLTQGFTNWTKRDFNQFIKANEKYGRDDIENIAKEVEGKTPEEVMEYSAVFWERCHELQDIDRVMAQIERGEAKIQRRAGIKKALDAKMARFRAPFHQLRIAYGTNKGKNYTEEEDRFLVCMLHKLGFDKENVYEELRATVRSAPQFRFDWFVKSRTALELQRRCNTLITLIERENQELEERERQERRKKGGNIGAKPASKRKQENLPAPQDKPRKKKK encoded by the coding sequence ATGTCGAAGACAGACGAGACCGCGGACACGGGGGACACCGGAGATAATTCGAATGCATCCTCGGCGGAGACCACGTCGTCCCGAGGCGGTGACTTCGAGACGAAGCTCGAAACCGACCGAAGTAAGCGATTCGATTACTTGCTGAAACAGACCGAGATATTCTCCCATTTCATGACCAACAATCAGAAGGACAAGGCCGGGAGCCCTTTAAAGGTGAAAGCTGGCAGGCCCAGGAAGCAGCAGCCAGAAATCCCGGTGAAGCCTGACATTGTCGATCACAGACACCGTAAGACGGAGcaagaggaagacgaggagctGCTGGCGGAGAGCAATGCCAGCGTAGCGCCCACTACGCGCTTCGAATCCTCGCCGCACTACATCAAATCCGGTGAGTTACGAGATTATCAAATACGAGGTTTGAATTGGATGATATCGCTGTACGAGCACGGTATCAACGGCATTTTGGCTGACGAGATGGGCCTGGGTAAAACCCTGCAGACCATTTCGCTGCTCGGTTACATGAAACACTTCAGAAGCATTCCTGGTCCGCACATAGTCATCGTTCCGAAGTCCACTTTGGCTAACTGGATGAACGAGTTTAAGAAATGGTGCCCGACCCTCAGAGCTGTTTGCCTGATAGGGGACGCGGAGACTAGAAACACGTTCATCAGAGACGTCATGATGCCGGGGGAATGGGACGTCTGCGTGACGTCCTACGAGATGGTCATTAAGGAGAAGTCGGTGTTCAAGAAGTTCAACTGGCGGTACATGGTGATCGACGAGGCGCACAGAATAAAGAACGAGAAGTCTAAGCTGTCGGAGATATTGAGGGAATTTAAGACAGCCAATCGCCTTCTGCTGACCGGAACACCTCTGCAGAATAATCTCCACGAACTGTGGTCGTTGCTCAATTTTTTATTGCCGGATGTGTTTAACAGTTCGGACGACTTTGACTCCTGGTTTAATACTAATAGTTTCTTAGGCGACAATCAACTAGTCGAAAGGCTGCACGCCGTTCTACGGCCGTTCCTTCTGAGACGCTTGAAAGCGGAAGTGGAGAAGGGGCTTAAGCCTAAGAAAGAGATCAAGGTGTACATTGGCCTCAGTAAGATGCAAAGGGAATGGTACACTAAAGTGCTGATGAAAGACATAGATATAGTTAACGGCGCTGGTAAGATCGAGAAGATGAGACTGCAGAACATTTTGATGCAGCTGCGTAAATGTTGCAATCATCCGTATCTGTTCGACGGCGCTGAGCCTGGGCCTCCTTACACCACCGACGAGCACCTCGTCTATAACTGTGGCAAGATGGTGATCTTGGATAAACTGCTGCCGAAACTGCAGCAGCAGGACTCGCGAGTTCTTATATTTAGCCAAATGACGAGGATGTTGGACATCTTAGAGGATTATTGCCACTGGAGGTGTTTCCAATACTGTCGCCTGGATGGTAACACGGCGCACGAGGACAGACAACGCCAGATCAACGAGTACAACGCCCCGGAGAgcgagaaattcattttcatgctGTCGACTCGGGCTGGCGGCTTAGGTATCAATTTAGCAACGGCCGACGTAGTTATAATTTACGATTCGGACTGGAATCCGCAGATGGATCTGCAGGCGATGGATCGGGCTCATCGTATAGGGCAGCAGAAGCAGGTCCGCGTGTTCAGGTTCATTACGGAGAACACTGTAGAGGAGAAGATCGTGGAGCGTGCAGAAGTGAAGCTGCGTTTAGACAAATTAGTTATTCAACAGGGCCGATTAGTCGACGCGAAGCAGACAGCGCTGAACAAAGACGAGATGCTGAACATGATCAGGCATGGCGCGAACGAGGTGTTCGCGTCGAAGGACAGCGCCATCACGGACGAGGATATAGACACTATTCTACAAAAGGGCGAAGCAAAGACCGAGGAGATGAAGCAGAAGCTGGAGAATCTGGGTGAATCCTCCCTGCGCAACTTCACGGTAGACGCGCCCACGGACTCTGTGTACCAGTTCGAGGGTGAGGACTACCGTGAAAAGCAGAAGATCCTAGGATTAGGCAACTGGATAGAGCCACCGAAACGAGAGCGTAAAGCCAATTACGCGGTGGACGCTTACTTCAGGGAGGCTCTCAGAGTATCCGAGCCGAAAGCGCCAAAAGCGCCTAGACCCCCTAAACAACCGATAGTCCAAGATTTTCAATTCTTCCCGCCACGattattcgagttgctcgaccAAGAGATCTATTATTTCCGACAGACTGTGGGTTACAAGGTTCCAAAGAACCCTGAGCTGGGGTCAGACGCCGCCAGGATCCAGAAAGAGGAGCAGCGGAAGATAGACGAGGCTCAGCCGTTGAGCGACGAGGAGGTCGCCGAGAAGGAGAAGCTGCTTACCCAGGGCTTCACGAACTGGACCAAGAGGGACTTCAACCAGTTCATCAAAGCGAACGAGAAATATGGCCGGGACGATATCGAGAACATCGCTAAGGAGGTGGAGGGGAAGACACCGGAAGAGGTGATGGAGTATTCGGCTGTATTCTGGGAGCGCTGCCACGAGCTGCAGGATATAGACAGGGTGATGGCTCAGATAGAACGCGGGGAGGCGAAGATCCAGAGACGAGCCGGCATCAAGAAAGCCCTGGACGCCAAAATGGCCAGATTCCGCGCGCCGTTCCACCAGCTGAGGATAGCTTACGGGACGAACAAGGGTAAGAATTACACGGAGGAGGAGGATCGTTTCCTTGTGTGCATGCTGCATAAGCTCGGCTTCGACAAGGAGAACGTGTACGAGGAGCTCCGAGCCACCGTTAGATCGGCGCCGCAATTCCGTTTCGACTGGTTCGTCAAGTCCCGGACAGCCTTGGAACTGCAACGGCGATGCAACACCCTGATCACGCTGATCGAACGCGAGAACCAGGAGCTGGAGGAGCGGGAGAGGCAAGAGAGGCGAAAGAAGGGCGGCAACATAGGCGCGAAACCGGCGTCCAAGCGGAAACAGGAGAACCTACCGGCGCCCCAGGACAAGCCGCGGAAAAAGAAGAAGTAA